The following proteins come from a genomic window of Miscanthus floridulus cultivar M001 chromosome 2, ASM1932011v1, whole genome shotgun sequence:
- the LOC136539140 gene encoding uncharacterized protein, whose product MPSPSRSPPTPPAAWRCVRCGLFNPDECDSCELCEASLPVEVDIDSPVVVGAALALASPKRGRRKKVRRASPPPRRFGRKREGRERDASPDVVELCDSAGKGPAAKKGNLEICLDKKTFKIMTYNVWLREDVEVIRRMDALGDLIKQNSPDFICFQEVTPYIYMILQKSDWWQQYNCVSYEKAIEMTYYCMQLSKLPVKASKRIPFSNSIMGRELCITSVSTGEMKKLMLATTHLESPCPAPPKWDQMYSKERVDQAKQCLENLGRFPNAILCGDMNWDDKGDGPFPLQDGWTDAWVELKPGEDGWTYDTKANGMMAGIRKLQKRMDRFVCKLADFKIDSIEMIGKEAIPGVSYSKEKKIRKKSRKIQLPVFPSDHFGLVLTITQQENDSF is encoded by the exons ATGCCCTCCCCCTCCCGCTCCCCGCCGACGCCTCCGGCCGCCTGGCGCTGCGTCCGGTGCGGGCTCTTCAACCCTGACGAATGCGACTCTTGCGAGCTGTGCGAGGCCTCGCTCCCAGTGGAGGTCGACATCGACAGCCCCGTCGTCGTGGGCGCCGCCCTCGCGTTGGCCTCGCCCAAGCGGGGCCGGAGGAAGAAGGTGCGCAGGGCgtctcccccaccccggcggtTTGGGCGGAAGAGGGAGGGCAGGGAGCGCGATGCGTCGCCGGATGTGGTCGAACTCTGCGATAGTGCTGGAAAGGGGCCCGCCGCCAAGAAAG GAAATCTTGAGATTTGTTTGGATAAGAAGACCTTCAAAATCATGACATACAATGTCTGGCTCCGGGAGGATGTGGAAGTGATAAGAAGGATGGATGCTCTTGGGGATCTCATAAAGCAAAATAGCCCAGACTTTATATGCTTCCAG GAGGTTACACCGTACATATATATGATTCTGCAAAAGTCTGACTGGTGGCAACAATACAACTGTGTGTCATATGAGAAGGCTATTGAGATGACGTATTACTGCATGCAG TTGAGCAAACTGCCAGTGAAGGCGTCTAAACGAATCCCATTTTCGAACTCAATAATGGGAAGAGAGCTATGCATCACCAGTGTTAGCACAGGAGAGATGAAAAAGTTGATGTTAGCCACGACCCACCTAGAGAGCCCATGCCCTGCACCTCCTAAGTGGGATCAGATGTACAGCAAAGAACGTGTGGATCAGGCAAAGCAATGCCTGGAAAATCTGGGACGCTTCCCCAATGCCATACTCTGTGGGGACATGAACTGGGACGACAAGGGAGACGGCCCCTTCCCTCTGCAGGATGGGTGGACTGATGCTTGGGTTGAGCTGAAGCCTGGAGAAGATGGCTGGACCTATGACACGAAGGCCAATGGCATGATGGCAGGCATCCGCAAGCTGCAGAAGCGAATGGACCGGTTTGTGTGCAAGCTGGCAGACTTCAAGATCGACAGCATTGAGATGATCGGGAAGGAGGCAATACCGGGTGTCTCCTACTCCAAGGAGAAGAAGATTCGGAAAAAGAGCCGAAAGATTCAGCTGCCTGTCTTTCCAAGCGACCACTTTGGGCTTGTTTTGACCATCACCCAGCAGGAGAATGACAGCTTCTGA